The Triticum aestivum cultivar Chinese Spring chromosome 6D, IWGSC CS RefSeq v2.1, whole genome shotgun sequence genomic sequence AAGTAAGTTTTCTTAGAGCATTCTTGcatggttttttttttgaaactccaTAAAGAATAATGATCTGCAATATACGCTGATAAGATAATCTTTGAAGGGTTACAAGATACATATGTTCTTGTTCGGAAAATTTCTACACCTAACCTTTATGACTAAAATAGGGCATCAAACTAGAGGCACAACTTCAGAAATCAGCTCTTCAGAAATGGTTACTGGTCAGTAGAATGTTTTGTCTGCTCCTTCACATTACTCGGAGTAAGTAATTGCTGAGATACTGGCCTTCAGGATATGAAGGGTCGATGGGATGATCGCAAGCTGCTCCTGCTTGACGTAAAACTGTAACCTTTCGACCGGCCATTGATGCAGCACCCTTCAAGTTGGAAGCAAGATGAATTATCAGCAACGTGGATAAACAAAAGGGAATTTGCAATGGAATATAGACAAGCTGTTTGAATAAACTTTCGTTTTTTACCACCTAGTACGCATGCCAATATGAAAAGAAACTAAAAGGGCCATGAATATTCATCGCAAACCTTCTATGAATTTTCAGTTTGACATGCTGGAAAACATTAAATTGGATCAATAATACAAACTCCAATTGGCACTGTAATAAAATTCTAGGTTTGAGTAAATAGGACCCAAGAATCCATGTGGGCAACACAAAATACCTGAATGGTTTTAAGGAAGAGACCACTTTGGGTCATAGCTCCAGAACAAGAGCATGTCATGAGTAACCCCCCTGGCTTTACCACTTGCATTGCAAGAGCATTCAGGCTTCTGTACATACCGGATGCACTTTGTAGCACCTACAAATACAACAGAGAATCCCCCTTCACTTACATAGAACAATTGTTGGTTCAAGACTTCAAGTGTACAGACAGTCTGTGAGCGGGATAAAGGGTTTTGCTGATGTTCAGGGTAAGTATAAAGAGCAAGTTTAGTTAGATGCCTACTGAGGCATGTACAaataattcatgaacttttttatgTATAACATGCTTCAGAACTTAACATAATCACATCAAAGATGAAATGATAATCAAGCCAAATTAGCAACTACAGCAGATGCTTCATGGGATGTATACCTTCTTCCGAGGTGCCAACTTTGGAGGATCCAGGATTACCAAGTCCCACAGCTCATTTCTTGAGATAGCACCTTTCATGAATGCAGTTGCATCTTCTTTTAAGAATGAAATTCTCTCAGCATCAAGCTTATTTAGAAGAATATTCTCATTGGCAAGATCTAGTGCAGATCCTGATGAATCAATGCCTGAAAATGGTACTAGTCAGATTGTCGTTTTTACAAGCCAAACCTGTAGAGTGTTATAAAGTGATACTAAAAAGGACACACTGTTGTGGATTTTCCAAATGAATGATACAACTAAACTATAATTCAACTGTGATGAACTCTCAGAGCATCTGAACGGAGGACTAAAAGGTCCAGTAGCTTACAGTACTATACCAGTAACATTAGTTGCACCGCCCTTGGCTGCACTAAGAGCAAAACCACCACTGTAACAGCAAAGGTCCAGAACCCTCTGGTCCTTTGAGAGTGTGGATATGAAGTGGCGACTTTCCCGTTGATCTGCATAAAAACCTGTCTTCTGCCCCTCCATAGAGACTAGATAGACGATGCCATTTTCCATAACCTGGATGTAAGAAAAGCACACATGTTGGAACTACGAGCAACACAAGTATGCAACATAGCAGGTAGAGAAGATTGACAAATACTGCAAGTGAAGCTATTGCAATGCTCCGTTCA encodes the following:
- the LOC123144135 gene encoding ribosomal RNA large subunit methyltransferase I isoform X2 codes for the protein MVYSGAVDRIIGRPPPKTGDVVLVADGSEKPIGWGVYNSVSMFCVRLMQLEEEAKRDPASALNMERLLEERLCSAVDLRRSLGFPSTNTNAYRLINSEGDRLSGLIVDIFADVAVIASSAAWVEKYRQQIQSLVSKVSDVKHIKWRSSTDILKEEGLDMSEQKEPAPSSYSGTVKVMENGIVYLVSMEGQKTGFYADQRESRHFISTLSKDQRVLDLCCYSGGFALSAAKGGATNVTGIDSSGSALDLANENILLNKLDAERISFLKEDATAFMKGAISRNELWDLVILDPPKLAPRKKVLQSASGMYRSLNALAMQVVKPGGLLMTCSCSGAMTQSGLFLKTIQGAASMAGRKVTVLRQAGAACDHPIDPSYPEGQYLSNYLLRVM